Proteins found in one Arachis stenosperma cultivar V10309 chromosome 8, arast.V10309.gnm1.PFL2, whole genome shotgun sequence genomic segment:
- the LOC130946980 gene encoding uncharacterized protein LOC130946980 isoform X2, with amino-acid sequence MNFGFSRSHQSFEWKQQLVADVDSNTALSQKQHQITKGEETVKEKIILVQEKNIRRLNELVRHLQEQLQQCRGSNGTTNGTASPLAERILELERQQILED; translated from the exons ATGAATTTCGGGTTTTCTCGCTCACATCAATCT TTCGAGTGGAAGCAACAGCTAGTGGCCGATGTTGACTCAAATACCGCTCTATCTCAAAAGCAGCATCAGATTACAAAGGGTGAAGAAACTGTGAAGGAGAAg ATCATTTTAGTACAAGAAAAGAATATTCGAAGACTGAACGAGCTTGTGCGGCATCTCCAGGAACAACTGCAGCAGTGTAGAGGAAGCAATGGAACTACAAATGGCACTGCAAGCCCTCTAGCAGAGCGGATTCTGGAGCTCGAGCGACAACAGATTTTAGAGGATTAA
- the LOC130946980 gene encoding uncharacterized protein LOC130946980 isoform X1 — MSRPMLLVFLLLILIITSQFEWKQQLVADVDSNTALSQKQHQITKGEETVKEKIILVQEKNIRRLNELVRHLQEQLQQCRGSNGTTNGTASPLAERILELERQQILED; from the exons ATGTCGAGGCCCATGTTGCTTGTTTTTCTGCTGCTTATACTCATAATCACTTCGCAGTTCGAGTGGAAGCAACAGCTAGTGGCCGATGTTGACTCAAATACCGCTCTATCTCAAAAGCAGCATCAGATTACAAAGGGTGAAGAAACTGTGAAGGAGAAg ATCATTTTAGTACAAGAAAAGAATATTCGAAGACTGAACGAGCTTGTGCGGCATCTCCAGGAACAACTGCAGCAGTGTAGAGGAAGCAATGGAACTACAAATGGCACTGCAAGCCCTCTAGCAGAGCGGATTCTGGAGCTCGAGCGACAACAGATTTTAGAGGATTAA